A genomic segment from Bacillus cereus G9842 encodes:
- a CDS encoding YkyA family protein: protein MLKYSKLAIITALSMTLLAGCFGPKPEEELYVAFENAAKQEKTMFEDAKKLETLEKEGQELYNQIVQEGKDNNQTVKEKLNQAAKNTTEREKVLTKEKEALNKAQEEVKSADKYVKKIEDNKLKDQADKVKSMYEKRHDSFNKMYDSYNKSLKQEKELYTMLQDKGTKLKDISEKVKVVNQSYKDIESEKDKFNEFTKSYNTEKVAFYKQANIKIKEEKK from the coding sequence ATGTTGAAATATAGTAAATTAGCAATTATAACTGCATTATCAATGACTTTATTAGCCGGTTGTTTTGGACCGAAACCAGAAGAAGAATTATATGTAGCGTTTGAAAACGCTGCTAAACAAGAAAAAACAATGTTTGAAGATGCAAAAAAACTTGAGACTTTAGAGAAAGAAGGACAAGAATTATATAACCAGATTGTGCAAGAAGGAAAAGATAATAATCAAACTGTTAAAGAAAAACTGAATCAAGCAGCAAAGAATACAACTGAACGAGAAAAAGTACTTACAAAAGAAAAAGAGGCCTTAAATAAAGCGCAAGAAGAAGTGAAGTCAGCTGATAAGTATGTGAAGAAAATTGAAGATAATAAGTTGAAAGATCAAGCTGATAAAGTGAAAAGCATGTATGAGAAACGACACGATTCATTTAATAAAATGTATGACAGCTATAATAAATCTTTAAAACAAGAAAAAGAGTTATATACAATGTTACAAGATAAAGGTACTAAATTAAAAGATATTAGTGAAAAAGTAAAAGTAGTAAATCAATCTTATAAGGATATTGAGTCAGAAAAAGATAAATTTAATGAATTCACAAAGTCTTATAATACAGAAAAAGTAGCTTTTTATAAACAAGCAAATATTAAAATTAAAGAAGAGAAAAAATAA